Part of the Dehalococcoidia bacterium genome is shown below.
GATCATGGCCATCTCCTCAGGTGGCAGGGCTACCAGGGCGCTTCCCACCACCTTCCCCTGATGGAGGGTCTTATAGCGGCCCGTCACCACCCCCTCCTGCACCAGTTGGGCCACACCACCGGTGATGATCTCCGTCTGGATGCCCAGGTCGTGCTTTCCGTGGAGGTAGAGGGCTAGGGCAGAGGACACCGTGCCTATGCCGATTTGGACGGTGTCCCTGTCCCGGATGAGCTCCTGGGCCACCAGGGTACAGATGACCTCTGTGGCCGCCACCTCTTCCTCCGTGCGAGGGGGCAGGGGCAGGGTGCCCGTCTGTTGGCGGGCCTCGCAGAAGAGGTCGATCTCCGAGATGTGGATATAGTTCTCACCGCCTGTGCGGATGAACTCCTCGTGCACTTCGGCGATGACCTTCTTAGCTTTCTTGCTCCAGCTCTTGGAGAGCCATACGCCGGGGCCAAAGCTGCAGTAGCCATGGCGGTCGGGCGGCGAGACGGGCACCAGGAACCAATCGGGCTCTTCAGTGAACCCCGGGGGCACCTCGTAGGAACGCCAGGCGCCAAACATGAGGTATTCCACCAGCCCCTTCCTGACCTGTTGGCGGTTGGCAGGGGTGGCGTAAAGGTCGTGCACTTCGAAGGCCTCCCGGTCCCCCTCCTCCTGGATCCAGGGGAAGAGGCCCGCGGGGTGGTCTATGCGCACGTTGTGTAGCTCCCCTCGCCTTTGGTAGAGGGCCTGACAAAGGGTGAAGGGGGTACAGGTGAAGGGGGAGGCTACCACCGTATCACCGCTCTTGATGTCCTTGACGGCCTCTTCAGGGCTCACCAGCTTATGGCCTACCATGCTTCGCCAGTCCACGGCTGACCCTCCTTGCCTTGCTAAAGGGATCGATGAGCGATGACTATGGTAGCCCAATTTTATCGGCTTGGCGTGGCCTCATGTCAAGGAGCCCGGGGGCGGTAAGTGATTTCGATGGTGGCCTGGCGCCCCACTTGACGGCGGAAGGCGCTCCCCTCTGCCTCTGTCTGGAACCAGACCACCACATACCACCCGCTGAGGTAAGGGTGTATGTCCTCGCACACCAGCTCCTGGGGCCAGCCGTGGATGCGGAACCGGGTGCCGAAGGGCATGAGGAGGGGGTTGCATGCCGCCGCCCCCGCATGCACCTTCTTGCCGCTGGCCATGAGGCCACACGCCCCGTCGCCCTCGCAGGTGGTGTATAAGATGAGCACGTTGGTCACTACCTCTGAAGGTGAAGGGGTGGGGGAGGGAGCGACGAAGGTAGGCTGGGGCGATGGGGTGACAGGGATTGGCGTGGGAGATGGGGCGACTACCTGCTGCCCGACCGGAGATGGGGTGGCAGCAGGGGCATGAGTGGGGACAGGCTCAAGGACGCCGGACGAGGGCCCACCCGGCCGATAAAAGAGGCCCCACCACGTCAGAGCCCCTGCCAAGGCCAGCATCGCTGTTATCGCCAGGCGCCCCGCCGGAGTCAGATTCCACCACCAACGCACCGTCTACCGATGGAATGCCATCCCCCCGCTCCGTTTCTACAGCACCGCCTGCTGAGGGCACAATCCCTCTCGGCTCTCGTGATGGCCACAGAGGACGCCAAAAAGGC
Proteins encoded:
- a CDS encoding acetyl-CoA hydrolase/transferase C-terminal domain-containing protein, with product MDWRSMVGHKLVSPEEAVKDIKSGDTVVASPFTCTPFTLCQALYQRRGELHNVRIDHPAGLFPWIQEEGDREAFEVHDLYATPANRQQVRKGLVEYLMFGAWRSYEVPPGFTEEPDWFLVPVSPPDRHGYCSFGPGVWLSKSWSKKAKKVIAEVHEEFIRTGGENYIHISEIDLFCEARQQTGTLPLPPRTEEEVAATEVICTLVAQELIRDRDTVQIGIGTVSSALALYLHGKHDLGIQTEIITGGVAQLVQEGVVTGRYKTLHQGKVVGSALVALPPEEMAMIHENPVFELYDFGYTDDIRMLTRFENFVAVNNALMVDLTGQVASEGIGPQIWTGTAGQLAFMIAGRYSPGGRSISVLPSSHMIDGQRRSRIVPVLPEGTAVTVPRTLVDYVVTEQGIATLRGKTLRERIGELIAVAHPDFRGELKREAQRIYGITV